One Trichoplusia ni isolate ovarian cell line Hi5 chromosome 6, tn1, whole genome shotgun sequence DNA segment encodes these proteins:
- the LOC113494840 gene encoding uncharacterized protein LOC113494840 isoform X1, giving the protein MLQSLLQPRDNQRSKMIGAMPAVAVRHERRRAEKRGGGGRRPSQLPLQLGRAPDTEATPSPDHHRLRNELYVCGKYAQVAALHAVVGSLLLGIVVLVVGLVQLSPGAEAAQHRYYLMGAGAALVGAGVLGAVLRCICLHWYNRKFRQENEEDPEPTTHKNGVSVVESGHDHKGGHHEHKGHDHKAGHEQKGHEQKGHEHKVHEKAGHEHKPADKEHKPKLKAQASVGRDVDLIKQPSATSDT; this is encoded by the exons ATGCTCCAGTCGTTACTACAGCCAAGGGATAATCAACGGT CGAAGATGATTGGTGCTATGCCAGCGGTGGCTGTTCGCCATGAGAGACGTCGCGCGGAGAAGAGGGGTGGAGGGGGGCGGCGGCCGTCGCAGCTGCCGCTGCAGCTGGGGCGCGCGCCCGACACCGAGGCCACGCCCTCGCCCGACCACCACCGCCTGAGAAACGAGCTCTACGTCTGCGGGAAG TATGCGCAGGTGGCAGCCCTGCACGCGGTGGTGGGTTCCCTGCTGCTAGGGATAGTGGTGTTGGTGGTGGGGCTGGTGCAGCTGTCGCCGGGGGCGGAGGCTGCTCAGCATCGCTATTATCTGATGGGAGCTGGCGCCGCGCTGGTAGGGGCAGGTGTACTTGGAGCTGTTCTACG atGCATTTGCCTGCACTGGTACAATCGGAAATTCCGCCAGGAAAACGAAGAGGACCCAGAGCCGACGACCCACAAGAACGGAGTGAGCGTGGTGGAGAGCGGCCATGACCACAAGGGCGGGCACCACGAGCATAAGGGGCACGACCACAAGGCCGGCCACGAGCAGAAAGGGCACGAGCAGAAGGGACACGAGCATAAAGTGCACGAGAAGGCAGGACATGAGCACAAGCCTGCAGACAAGGAGCACAAGCCGAAGCTGAAGGCGCAGGCCAGCGTGGGCCGTGACGTGGACCTCATCAAGCAGCCGTCAGCCACCAGCGACACCTAA
- the LOC113494840 gene encoding uncharacterized protein LOC113494840 isoform X2 translates to MLQSLLQPRDNQRSKMIGAMPAVAVRHERRRAEKRGGGGRRPSQLPLQLGRAPDTEATPSPDHHRLRNELYVCGKVAALHAVVGSLLLGIVVLVVGLVQLSPGAEAAQHRYYLMGAGAALVGAGVLGAVLRCICLHWYNRKFRQENEEDPEPTTHKNGVSVVESGHDHKGGHHEHKGHDHKAGHEQKGHEQKGHEHKVHEKAGHEHKPADKEHKPKLKAQASVGRDVDLIKQPSATSDT, encoded by the exons ATGCTCCAGTCGTTACTACAGCCAAGGGATAATCAACGGT CGAAGATGATTGGTGCTATGCCAGCGGTGGCTGTTCGCCATGAGAGACGTCGCGCGGAGAAGAGGGGTGGAGGGGGGCGGCGGCCGTCGCAGCTGCCGCTGCAGCTGGGGCGCGCGCCCGACACCGAGGCCACGCCCTCGCCCGACCACCACCGCCTGAGAAACGAGCTCTACGTCTGCGGGAAG GTGGCAGCCCTGCACGCGGTGGTGGGTTCCCTGCTGCTAGGGATAGTGGTGTTGGTGGTGGGGCTGGTGCAGCTGTCGCCGGGGGCGGAGGCTGCTCAGCATCGCTATTATCTGATGGGAGCTGGCGCCGCGCTGGTAGGGGCAGGTGTACTTGGAGCTGTTCTACG atGCATTTGCCTGCACTGGTACAATCGGAAATTCCGCCAGGAAAACGAAGAGGACCCAGAGCCGACGACCCACAAGAACGGAGTGAGCGTGGTGGAGAGCGGCCATGACCACAAGGGCGGGCACCACGAGCATAAGGGGCACGACCACAAGGCCGGCCACGAGCAGAAAGGGCACGAGCAGAAGGGACACGAGCATAAAGTGCACGAGAAGGCAGGACATGAGCACAAGCCTGCAGACAAGGAGCACAAGCCGAAGCTGAAGGCGCAGGCCAGCGTGGGCCGTGACGTGGACCTCATCAAGCAGCCGTCAGCCACCAGCGACACCTAA
- the LOC113494839 gene encoding uncharacterized protein LOC113494839, translated as MHAVGLHSALAIRRERKRRAEQQRARERRYSVQSSESGVTSPHCSTGSLERRRYRKSRATENEVVSSVGMLHLGVVFLVLGLFLIGSGWLPDNVTSWSSVGSVSWFNELVCSGLFALGIGVFLIILHKYLTKSEEDALEDYVQRQLTRSRSGHRLERDAETGGMRTKNARRARATEVLPESVTETYTEPPPDRAHGFVNALALNGDAMRELPLEQIVEEEISVTSEGGVRLGKFNKDTYSSPSVAPSLSPGSPSDTRELLSDGRYMIMSRM; from the coding sequence ATGCACGCGGTGGGCCTGCACTCGGCGCTCGCCATCCGCCGCGAGCGGAAGCGCCGCGCCGAGCAGCAGCGAGCCCGCGAGCGCCGCTACTCCGTACAGTCCTCAGAGTCCGGCGTCACCTCCCCGCACTGCTCCACCGGCAGCTTGGAACGGCGCCGCTACAGAAAGTCTCGCGCGACCGAAAATGAGGTCGTCTCCTCGGTCGGGATGCTCCACCTCGGAGTGGTGTTCCTCGTGCTCGGCCTCTTCCTGATAGGCTCGGGCTGGCTTCCGGACAACGTCACCTCCTGGAGCAGCGTCGGCTCTGTAAGCTGGTTCAATGAGTTGGTTTGTTCGGGTCTGTTTGCCCTGGGTATCGGCGTCTTCCTTATCATTCTGCACAAATATTTGACAAAGAGTGAAGAGGACGCCCTCGAAGACTACGTACAAAGGCAGCTGACGAGGTCTCGCTCGGGACATAGACTGGAGAGGGACGCGGAGACAGGCGGAATGCGGACAAAGAACGCCCGTCGTGCGCGAGCCACCGAGGTCCTGCCCGAGTCCGTGACCGAGACGTACACGGAGCCACCGCCGGACCGCGCGCACGGGTTTGTGAACGCGCTGGCGCTCAACGGGGACGCCATGCGGGAGCTGCCGCTCGAGCAGATAGTGGAGGAGGAGATCTCGGTGACGTCAGAGGGTGGCGTGCGGCTCGGCAAGTTCAACAAGGACACGTACTCGTCGCCGTCCGTGGCGCCCAGCCTCAGCCCCGGCTCGCCCTCCGACACGCGCGAGCTGCTCTCCGACGGCCGCTACATGATCATGTCGCGCATGTGA
- the LOC113494840 gene encoding uncharacterized protein LOC113494840 isoform X3: MLQSLLQPRDNQRSVAVRHERRRAEKRGGGGRRPSQLPLQLGRAPDTEATPSPDHHRLRNELYVCGKYAQVAALHAVVGSLLLGIVVLVVGLVQLSPGAEAAQHRYYLMGAGAALVGAGVLGAVLRCICLHWYNRKFRQENEEDPEPTTHKNGVSVVESGHDHKGGHHEHKGHDHKAGHEQKGHEQKGHEHKVHEKAGHEHKPADKEHKPKLKAQASVGRDVDLIKQPSATSDT; this comes from the exons ATGCTCCAGTCGTTACTACAGCCAAGGGATAATCAACGGT CGGTGGCTGTTCGCCATGAGAGACGTCGCGCGGAGAAGAGGGGTGGAGGGGGGCGGCGGCCGTCGCAGCTGCCGCTGCAGCTGGGGCGCGCGCCCGACACCGAGGCCACGCCCTCGCCCGACCACCACCGCCTGAGAAACGAGCTCTACGTCTGCGGGAAG TATGCGCAGGTGGCAGCCCTGCACGCGGTGGTGGGTTCCCTGCTGCTAGGGATAGTGGTGTTGGTGGTGGGGCTGGTGCAGCTGTCGCCGGGGGCGGAGGCTGCTCAGCATCGCTATTATCTGATGGGAGCTGGCGCCGCGCTGGTAGGGGCAGGTGTACTTGGAGCTGTTCTACG atGCATTTGCCTGCACTGGTACAATCGGAAATTCCGCCAGGAAAACGAAGAGGACCCAGAGCCGACGACCCACAAGAACGGAGTGAGCGTGGTGGAGAGCGGCCATGACCACAAGGGCGGGCACCACGAGCATAAGGGGCACGACCACAAGGCCGGCCACGAGCAGAAAGGGCACGAGCAGAAGGGACACGAGCATAAAGTGCACGAGAAGGCAGGACATGAGCACAAGCCTGCAGACAAGGAGCACAAGCCGAAGCTGAAGGCGCAGGCCAGCGTGGGCCGTGACGTGGACCTCATCAAGCAGCCGTCAGCCACCAGCGACACCTAA